The DNA region gagcagttcttttgatttttagcataacattttggaatttttttgttagtttttgcattctttttatttaagcatattttttttaaattatttctgtgagtttttgcattctttcaaacatgagcagttcttttaattggctgcttataatttaaattatttctgtttgtttttgcattctttgttttcaagcaaattattaattattaaaatataatttttgggagttttcacattctttcaaacatgagcagtttttttgattttcagcacaacattttgcaaaattgctgtttgtttttgcattctatATTTTTGGCAGACTTTTCCAATATTTCGATGAGTTCatgcattattagttttttaagcatattatttctataatttttgtaaggttttgcaatctttcaaacatgagcagtttattttttttatttttagcatatcatttagaaaaatttctgatggtttttgcattcttcattttttaagcaagttatttgtattatttatgtgagtttttgcattctttgaaacatgagacgttctttactttttaaattattatattattatcttgCCACTCCTTCTCAAGTGAATTACAAGAAGGCagttaatttttattcaattcggcgaaacgtccattcggcgaaatgactttcggcgaaacgtaccattcggcgaaacgacattcggcgaaatgaccgtcggcgaaacgacattcggcgaaacgtaccagaTCCATTCTgtacattgtcccgaagtttggttgtatttggttgctggagttccgagttatgattacaaatgtttacggtagtctaacttgtacgtgcgtcaaacgcgttccaacctgaaatccctttggccaattgtcgcacttacatcaatttttagggagtgacaagatagtacgacaagattgaaattactttcatatgtaaagtgacaaaaatgcacggagtttttttcggtttttggtgaatatctcaggattgaaatcgaattttggggatctgtgaaggtcaaaaggtgaggcattgtgagctgcacaaaatggagctcttaactcaatttggcccaaaatgcacgtacgacaacttagcacgatggcgacgaaatgtttattttttaattcggaattcgattgaggattttttatttacaaggttaagtttggttttttttttaattttattttgaataaaattattcaaGCATATTAAATCTATTATCAGCAACTCTGTTTCTTCAAGCCTTGTATCGTGTTTCATTTATGAGTaatgtttatcaaacattaaattttttttaaatatattttaagattgaattttaaaaatgttttaataatctacaactttgaaaccaaattgatcagatgaTATTACCATCTCTAGATAcaaatttgcaaatatttgCGAAGCATTTTTCTATAGACAgcccccaaatttgtatggacacttatgtggagcaaattaattatgtaaaatggcttatttgaacCCAAGGAATCGATGTACAAAGttgcatccaaataaaaaatacaatgaaaagtcGACTTGCGAAAACTGTAAAGaactgctctaaaatgttccattacctacatttaaaatttagttttaaagtttctttaagggtgcacagcaaccgaagaagttgttgtcttcttattctaaatttgtcaaacttacggacccaatcctgtaagaatctgattgtcaaaatggtcaaactttattgtaaataactttgaagactTTGAAgacttaggggatgaataaaaaatcatatcgatagttcccgtatttttgaagatactaaaatgtttgtaacagaaatctgggtgcaaaagcgatggttgatgtgtaccgttaaaagTTAAATCCATACCTATATTTTTTGTTAGGCTCATTTCAAGCCAAATAACGTTGGTTGAAAATTGcggttaacaaaatttaaaaaacgggaccgtggtgtaggggtaagcgaggttgcctctcaccccatGCTGATGATTTGAAATAGAAAACGAAACTCTCAGTTTAAAATGTGATTATTAATTCAACAGAATATgtcggtattttttttgtatccttGTGGTGCGTTTTCAAATCATCTAAaatatttcttatttttaattttttttttcgctgggtAGCATGACTAGACGaatctataaatttaaagcagTGGTCAAAAAATTACCATACCACATAATAGCCCAGTGACGTCCGCATCCCCTTGAAAGACACCACCGGCCGAACAAACGATGAACCTTTTTTCTCTCTTGTCTATTTTGGAAAGGGAGGCAGCCGTTTCTGGTGGATCCAACAGTTTCGCGACAactatttttgtgattttgggtTTTTTCGAATCGTTTCTCGGCCTCTGAAATCCTGAACCTCTTCGAAGATGAACCAGTTTTCGATGGTCACAAAGTggtgttttatataaaactgaCCTGGGGCCGAAGGCGTGATGCCATTTGATATTTAGATTTTATCGGAATTTACCATATTAACGTGATTTTTGTGCGAGTGTTTGGGGGATTTCTGGCTTTTTGGCTAGAGTTTTGAgtgggacaaaaaaaatgtgatcagTTGGAAGATTTCATCCGGCGAACGAACACGTGCTGCCTCTTGCTCGAGAAAAGTTTGAAAGATGCGTCTCAAATGGTTAAGCTGACCCATTTATCAAGAATCCTGCAAGAAAGAAATTCCAAAAGTTATTATTAATCAAAAGtgcagagtgtgtgtgtgtgtgtttgtgacaGGAGAGGTTCCAGAGAGGACTGATTTTGTGATGAAGTAATTCGCATTTTTCTTCTACCGTTTCGTGTTTAAACTTGTACAGAAAATGCGACTGGCTTCTTCGCGAAATCAGATCAGCACAATCGACGTGGGATCCATCGGGCAATTCATCATGCGTTAATTGGGCATCGGGGGCTGTCATCGATCGAGGCAGTGCTCATAAAATTGTGTCGTGATCGTGATCGGGAGAAATGTGTGCACTAATTTGGGAAATTAATCAACTCAATTGACTTTTGATAGTTTCGAGTGCTACTTGCCATGGGGAAAAAACATTGAGGAGAGAGTGGTGATTGAAGACCTTATTTGTGtttgaaatgaagtttaaaattgtttctaAATATCATGAttacataagaaaaaaatatataaattaaaGCTTTAAATATCACATGCCAAAAATGATACAGTCATTTAACATCTATCTGTTAACTAATATCATACCACATAAATTAATGTTTGTAGGTTGAttcataattaaaataaatatacaCAAGATTAATTTTATCATATCACAATCCCTAATGTATAGAAACAATCTGTCAGATACAAGATAtaatttatatacatttttttaaataaacttcattttttaatgaattttctggaaacattcaaaaaattgcatcaaaaatacaaaatactgcCTAAGATACATAATTGATTTTCTGATAATAATGGAAGTTTGGTATAGTCTGGAAAAATAATCACACTACTATTTATCTGTTCTGTTAAATTTCTTGGGATTAAACGTACCGTAAAacgaggtgactttgatagccggggtgactttgataggtttgcgattttccgcaaaatgaagagtacaattaaaatacgtaaggaatcgattagaaacatactgaccgtggtagagaagtgttcaaagtacctcaagacgaacttttcataaaattttgacatgtttaaaaagttagttaactataattaagaaaatattattattttaaacttctcaaagtgtcatgattttctcaataaacatgatttttaatcggaaaacagaatgtattttcggattctttggacaattttccactaagagaaagttaaaaaatatgtaaataataaataatatatgtttttgaaacacaattaaaaaacaaatctcCCAATTAATAGGCGATTTCCATTGaataaatttcatgtaaaatgtgaaaacttgtgattcgtgcttcgaattcagtataaaatgcaaataaaacgataattttataaacaaaactagttgcAACAAGTTTccggcaaaattccgactttttaacaattttacctaaaatttaaatgtattttgcttaaaagcttatacacttagtttactaaatataaacattgatttttttttcttaaaaactatatcagctactttagtgatggtacatttaacgtacaaataaagtatgagcatcttaaatatgattttaacaagaaaaactatgattatcaaagtcaccccggaattaaacgtaagattttttaacgtaactatttttcaaaacattattgaaaaaactttttttttccgaaatagtgcatccCGAACAGAcagtaataactaaattcatgccatttcaataataaatactgttaaaataacagaaagtgttatggattctgcttgcaaaatcctttttttgcataagagttcaataacagttaatgttagcataacaaaatttgttatcggtctgatattgattgaaaagccagcacaacttgggaataacatttattgttatggaagaataccgccaactgttattgggatgatcggattagttgcagaaataacaaaaaataataacaaagatttgttcgaagaataactaaaaatgttatcagtctgttattacaataacaattcaataacaaaaaaaaatcatatcgacgAATAACAagtcttgttataaataacataaaatgttattggcctagtattttcaaatatcaaaaaatgttattcccaagttatttccgtctgcttaggatggaccttgtgtggtctaccccagtacatgttttaaaaataataatctttagATAAAGCTTACCTGTTgggaaatattctaaaaacaaattgaaatcctatcaaagtcacccggtttacggtatttaaaAAGTATATCATCGAGGCTTCTATGAATGTTTCCTGaactcagttgaaaggttctctgaattttaaaattttaaattcaaatacatTGAATTAAATTGATGAATTGATTTTTCTTAGTTGGCAAACGATATATTAATCAAACCTTACACTATAGCCTTCTCAAGGTCTAGTTCATCATCTAGACATGCTCCTAATTTAGCTAGCACCCCCTCGGCTTCAGGGACAATACTTTTCGACCAACCAAATTAACTTGTATCAAGGCCTAGTTATGGCCGAGTGGCAGATTTAGACGTGTTTTCCTAATTAGTACTAGCCGGCGCAGCTGGAACTGCATCGGCGTTGACAGCTGGAGCACAACCGGATCGTGATTTGGTCAGTTTTGTTGGGGGTTGTTTACCCCTTAAGAGacatttttcatgaattttgatattagaAATCTTCTTAGAAAAATCAAGACTGTTGATTtgcttgaattgtttttttttttttcttcagaaaactcGATTTTTAAGAAATATCGCAAGGGTCAAACTGACCACCAACCGTAAGTCACCGCCAATCGCCCACAGCCAGATCACCCAAATCAATCAGGATTAGCCATAACCTTACCTTGTCAAGAATGCGCGCGCTGCTTGCCATTGATGCTAAAatgatattattattattatttattcttTTTCGCCTCACAACCAAAACGGTCAACCTCAACACGGAGATTAGTCGATCAATTTCTTCAACACGAAATTGCACTCACCACGGGTGGCGTCACAATATGATACTCGTTTTGTCCCACATTCTCGGTGGGACATCGCGTGCGGAGGAGCGGACTTCGAGGTTGAACGATGTTCTGGCGTTGAGGCATGTGAAGGAATCTAGAACGGTAAGAAAACAACGTTTTATAGATCAAAACAGAATTAGAGGGGATGGGAGGGTTGAGAATGCGTCCGTCGATCGGCCCACCTTACTTTTGGAGCACGTACGCATAGTTGATTAAGGTCAAGTTGTAGATGTTTTTATTTCTAGTCAAATGGCGAGATAGAGGATTGACAAGTTAATTTAACTTTCAGATATAAAGGAATCAAATTGTTTCCtaaatgcaaaatgcatttttattttgcttctcAATTGCTAGAATTTGTGTATTTAAAAAGGAGGTATTCTGTAAATTCTCACTTCATTTAGTTTATTCCAAGATTTTAATGAATTCCTTCAGTTTAACAATATTTATAGCAAAATAAACATTGAGATCATTGTTACGCAAAGTGTAATGCAATTTCCGAACATAAATTaaagaatgggcaaaaatcttttattaagttattgatttaaaaaaaaatcgaataaaatagttaaaatgacttcattttttaaatgtaacatcaaatttgcattcaaaaaggATCAAGTCATAGCCACTATAAGtagactttttttgaaaatacctagtcgaggtttttattttatttttcaagtgccTTTGTTTGcccatcttaaaaaaatatcttttttgcaattccgttgtgaaactacttacatttcctgtcattcttgaacgacgaaatagcctacttttctgtatcaaaaataacagattcgaatagcaacaattttcaaaataaatgctgaaaagttctacttttcagcacttaaatgggtgctgaaaagttgaacttttcagcacttgtatcgaaaagtaacacttttcaacatttttttaatttaaacgatttattgacaaaatatttgaaagtttgacttaaaatttcactcaatgggtgttttcaagaattgcaaaaaatgttgtatggaactcgttgcaaaacttgatttttttagcactcgtcgtatttatccaactcggtgaacctcgtaggataaatgtacgactcgtactgaaaaaatcctctttttgcaacttgttgcataaactactattgaaaAGCTGTATTCATTTTGTTTGTTTAGCTTTTTTGATACAGCCTCTGGTTGCTGCGACCGTGTATGtgcatagttaaaaaaaaaaccaaaaaaagagattttttcagTAAGGTTGCAAcggcaatattttttcaagtttatgtccctcgactctgaccaaagttgaggGAGGGAAGGGGgcacggtttcaacatttgaatgattttttttaaaatgcattatacacctgtccagttgttttgcaatcataagtttctgaaatttttaagttttgacgaaaattttacttttgtgagataaaatagtttttaacggtgctgaacattgtaatttcaccaaaaatagtttcaactttaaccttcgggaagtcgcgtgaTTTGGCATTTCTTACAAGTGCCGTTACaaagtgtgtacaaagtacacgtacgcgacctccCGTGggttaaacgagcccaaacaagttaaatatgattatcaatgcagaaaaatgcattttaggttgttttgagttgattgacttctatttttctgattttcgaaccaattttgaagggaggcgacaaaaactttgaaaaatatttgctacggCCTAATGTTCAATTTGTCCATTTTATCACAAATTTCTCAGAAACACATggtataaatttaaataaaaaaagttaaaattttgttaaatttgcttctctttttaatcaaaatctttcgacattttaaaataaagaataaCTTTTTGAAAGACTTATAcacttattttataaattttagaatgttggcaggattttcaaattttgatgtaattttcacaattttaacaGTACCTATCGATTTGTCCCGTGATATCGgcgtcaaaattttttttgggcaAGAAAAACATTCATTATGACGCCCTTTTacaatgttagtcttggtttaaaaattttgaaaaaagttttttcgagaagatcgtaaaatttcacgaaagtttcacaatttaacattgtaaatcggaccattagttgctgagatatcgacattagaaaatggtttgggtgagacttagaaaacatcaattttcctgtttttaaacctttgcatggcaatatctcagcaactaagggttgtatcaacaaagttcaaaaaaaaacaaaatatagagaattttctcagcttttcaaaaaaaaaagttcaaaggtgagcaaacatgtgcactactttaaaaaaaatgaaaaactgcgactattttcaaaaatgtcacctaaaatggatttaacttgaaaacgatgtacTTCATccaaatttcattaaagtacattttgattgcaaattttacatcaaaaaattaatttaaaaaaccaatatttcgattttttgaaaaaaaaaaagcagtattgattaaaaaaattataactcgatcaaagattttttgcacaacctggaaatttctgaaaaattggcatttgatgtcctctaaaacatatcagataataaaaagaattaaaaatagtgttttttttttgcaaatcaagttttagtgacaaatagtgaaattatataaatcacaaaaaaaaaagttaccgtgtataattttttttcagtgtagtcttaatccatacgtacaacttttcccaagacaccaaatcgatcaaaaaattccttcataagatacagatttttgaattttcatacatcagctgccaaacttgtatggaaaattatatggacaaactaatgatacaaaatggcctctttgggcataccgaaggcaacaaaacagtttcagccggattaaaaataaaaataaatcgaataaccgaaatctcagagaattgctcagaggaCGGACACAAAGACATAGCAATTTTCCAACCTGTAGAATGCTATTTGTCAGACAATAAAATTTAttccatttttgtcatttcaaaGTAATACGTTAAAATTTTGGGATATTTGTGAAATcattacatttttcattttagaaatttttcagaatttctcgattttttgttcgagattattttattatttgacggTGCATTACGTAGGTCAATGCTAGCtattagcaattttttttaaatccaagtctccatacaattttgcgtgTAGGAatgtaaatataaaaatatcctgaggaaggattttttgatcgatttggtatcatATGAAAGTGATGTAAATTTTGATCAgaactataaaaaaatgaaagaaaaaacaatGTTTCTTTATGTTTTAATGGACTAAAAGTAGTAACAAATTTGCCGGAGTGGATCAAAATCAAGTAcaaaagctttatttttttctataaaaatggtaattttttgatagcttgatttgatttgatttgatgtgataaccaacagggccacaaggatgatctatgtacacggagaaaaaagagttcccaaaatcgtgaacaagcgttcatgaaattcggaaccacgaacaaagtgttcaaattccatggtacgattttgaaaaacgtaccatgaaatttgaacactttgttcgtggttccgaatttcatgaacgcttgttcacggttttgagaactcatttttctccgtgtagcggttaaatggtattttttttatagctCGGAATATAGCTTTTCAGaagcaagtcaaatttgaaatcgtgaatgtttttttttctaaaatggtcCTAACTACGATAGTATAGCATATAACTCTAATGAAGACATCAgacatcacttttttttaagataCTGATACTGTATGACCAGCCTGCAAATGGGGAATAGTACAGAAAATCTTATTatgtacacagcaaataaagtagtaatccagctgcgtgtaaaaggcctgggtgtaaaatatattttgcattattttatgaaactctgtgtaatattacaccctgaaatagcccatcagtatgggaaacccacttgaccgaaatgtcaagctcacatatacgtttatcctttcatcggtctgatggccgagcgggctaaggcgccagtcctaactgttggtgctgggtttgagtcccgtcggttgcaactttttttttgtgtttactgaaattgtacatgcagcgtgtaatattaagtgtcttttttgacgaaggtgatgtgcatgctttttcatgcgattttaccattctTCCAgagcaaaaaacacaaaaaactggatttgcgaaatcgtagagaattactcctGTTTTCTATGAATTATAGAAAGTTTTGAAGCAGTTTCAAGGTATTCTGTAATCGTCTTAAAAAACTCATTTACATCTAATATTTGCCTAGAACAAATTTGAACTGCCAACAAATACTTTTATACAACAAGTCTGATACTTGTTTGGTTGTCTTACATTAAAACTCAAGTTCTGAACAAAACCAGAAGTGACCAACATGTAAATGAGACGTTTACCTTTCTGATACTAGAAATTAGTCCAATTTAAAGTCGTTATGGTGTCAAATTACCTCCTACTGCATTGATACCGATCGGGTCACCTCGATACGCTCTCGATTCTCGAAACAATAAAGCCCAAACTTGTTCGACCCAATGTTAACACGTCTTCCATAAATTAATTAAGGGCAATTAATTGCGCACTCCACAGTCAAATCCAGTTATTCCACCAACTTCTACCGAAAAATTCCAACAATGCCACTTATCAGCTTCGACCCCAAAAAAGCCCCGAAAACCAGCAAGACCAGCCGGTCTTAAGATGCGATTAATCAACCTGAAGTGCATGTAAACGTCTAATCCTGTCCCATGTCGGACAAACGATGTAACTCGGATCGAACTTCTTCAGATCAATCACGGCGCACGAGAGAGAATCAACGCGCTCGCATAATCCGGTCAAACTTGCCCTGGCCGGCCGGGGCCGGGTCATAATGATTATTGTCAATGAACTTCGTCTAGATCTTtcgggcgtcgtcgtcgtcgtcaagcTAACGCCTTTCAGCGGGGAGGGGAACTCGTTTTTCGAAGGACCCCCTCACGGTTTAGAATTGAAATTGGGCGGGGTATCTCTGTCTCTTTCCTTCGCGTACAGGTGCCAAGGGTCATAGCAGCAGCGTGGTTGACCTCCTGCAAAAAATTTGAGCCATTTGAAGGCATGAATGAATCGAGTTGAAATtggactaaaaaaaataaagaagaaaaaGCAACCAGAGTGTGATCTCATAAGAGCCCACGCCCAACCTAGGCACGCACGCGACGAATGGGGTCCTAGCCGGGTGACCACCAATTCGATAGATATAAATTAGAGCACTTGGCCGGTGATTGATATCAGTTGCAGTTCAGTGCTCCGTCAACCACATCAAGTGCAGTGAGAGATCCTCGAAGtgtgaaacgaaaaaaaatccctaaaaccGTGAAAATGTTCAAGCTGGTTAGTGTAATTCTAATATTCATGGACTGTTCTCATGGGATCGTCTGAATCCTTTTAAAAAGTGTCCTGTAATACTTAAGCCTATGTGAATAACGTGTTAGAATGTTTATCATGCCAAATGTTGTGGGGGAATACAATTCACCTCAAGTTTTTGTTTAGAtataaattcagaaaaaaaatatctagaaaCAACACTAGTTCTAATCAAACATTGCCTTAATCCCCCTCCAAGGTGCTCGCCTCCTCCCTCGTGGCCATGTGCCTGGCCTCGCCGATCGCTCCCCTGCACCAGAACCCGGAAGCCTCGGCCCAAATCCTGGCCTACGAGAACGTCCTGCACGACGATGGCCACTACAACTGGGGCTACCAGACGAGCAACGGAATCGCCGCCCACGAGGAGGGCCTCGGAGCGCACCAGGCCAACGGAGTGTTCTCCTACACCGGTCCCGATGGCGTCCAGTACCGCGTCCAGTATGTGGCCGATGAGAACGGATTCCGCCCCGAGGGTGCCCATCTGCCAACCCCACCGCCGACCCCGGACCACGTGATCAAGTCGCTGGAGCAGATCCGTGCCAACCCACCCAAGTACCAGAAGGACTTTAGCCTGGAAGCCCTCGATGCCACCATCCGTCGGCTGAAGAACTAAACGCTGCTACACCTAGATTGACCCCTGGCTACAATGTCGAGACTTTTGCGAAAAGTCATTGTTCAAATGTTGAATCTGTTATCGTTGGTTGGATCTGCAACCACGAAATGTGCGTGAGATGAGAATGTTGTGTTCGTT from Culex quinquefasciatus strain JHB chromosome 3, VPISU_Cqui_1.0_pri_paternal, whole genome shotgun sequence includes:
- the LOC6041468 gene encoding cuticle protein CP14.6, with protein sequence MFKLVLASSLVAMCLASPIAPLHQNPEASAQILAYENVLHDDGHYNWGYQTSNGIAAHEEGLGAHQANGVFSYTGPDGVQYRVQYVADENGFRPEGAHLPTPPPTPDHVIKSLEQIRANPPKYQKDFSLEALDATIRRLKN